A single region of the Onychomys torridus chromosome 11, mOncTor1.1, whole genome shotgun sequence genome encodes:
- the Pogk gene encoding pogo transposable element with KRAB domain isoform X1 has protein sequence MPGRSPCRPLRRRRPLGPEMESPAYPLNLTLKEEQEKEIQIRELEDGPPMDMQKVQIYSKGAWVPALFEEVAIYFSDEEWEVLTEQQKALYREVMRMNYETVLSLEFPFPKPDLISRLEREEEYPNPDEWRLHGVTFAENEDPDFTTPHWASPVNATSYFPHPQHLHSFWHLPRDISELPEWSEGYPFCMALGFPGYDLSADDLGSRFQFSRGMRRSYDAGFKLMVVEYAESTNNCQAAKQFGVLEKNVRDWRKVKPQLQNAHAMRRAFRGPKNGRFALVDQRVAEYVRYMQAKGDPITREAMQLKALEIAQEMNIPEKGFKASVGWCRRMMRRYDLSLRQKVPVPQHLAEDLTEKLITYQQSVLTLRRTHDYEVAHMGNADETPICLEVPSRVTVDNQGEKPVLVKTPGREKLKITAMLGVLADGRKLPPYIILRGTYIPPGKFPSGMEIRCHRYGWMTEDLMQDWLEVVWRRRNGAVPRQRGMLILNGFRCHATDSVKSSMESMNTDMVIIPGGLTSQLQVLDMVVYKPLNDSVRAQYSNWLLAGNLALSPTGNAKKPPLGLFLEWVMVAWNSISSESIVQGFRKCHISSNLEEEDDVLWEIDSDLSREAPKDCDPESVAEGN, from the exons ATGCCGGGCCGCAGCCCTTGCCGCCCCCTGCGGCGACGCCGTCCGCTCGGCCCGG AGATGGAGTCCCCAGCCTACCCTCTAAATTTGACTCTGaaagaagagcaagaaaaggagattCAGATCCGAGAATTAGAGGATGGACCCCCCATGGATATGCAGAAAGTACAAATTTACTCAAAAGGCGCATGG GTCCCAGCCCTATTTGAGGAGGTGGCCATATATTTTTCGGATGAGGAGTGGGAAGTTTTGacagaacaacaaaaagcccTCTACCGGGAAGTCATGAGGATGAATTACGAGACTGTCCTGTCCCTGG AATTCCCATTCCCTAAGCCAGACCTGATCAGTCGgttggaaagggaagaggagtaTCCTAATCCTGATGAGTGGCGGCTCCATGGAGTAACCTTTGCAG AAAATGAAGACCCCGACTTTACGACTCCACATTGGGCAAGCCCAGTGAATGCCACCTCCTATTTCCCTCACCCTCAGCACCTCCACAGCTTTTGGCATCTGCCTCGGGACATCTCTGAACTGCCTGAGTGGAGTGAGGGGTACCCCTTCTGCATGGCCCTGGGCTTCCCGGGGTATGACCTCTCAGCTGATGACTTAGGCAGCCGGTTTCAGTTCAGTCGGGGCATGCGCCGCAGTTACGACGCAGGGTTCAAGTTGATGGTGGTAGAGTATGCTGAGAGCACTAACAACTGTCAGGCTGCCAAGCAGTTTGGAGTCCTAGAAAAGAACGTTCGAGACTGGCGAAAAGTGAAGCCTCAGCTCCAAAATGCCCATGCCATGCGGCGGGCATTCCGAGGCCCCAAGAATGGGAGGTTTGCTCTGGTGGACCAGCGTGTGGCCGAGTATGTCAGATACATGCAGGCCAAAGGGGATCCCATCACCAGGGAGGCAATGCAGCTGAAAGCTCTTGAAATCGCCCAGGAAATGAACATTCCAGAGAAAGGGTTCAAGGCAAGCGTGGGCTGGTGCAGGAGAATGATGAGAAGGTATGACCTGTCTCTGAGGCAGAAAGTGCCGGTTCCCCAGCACCTGGCCGAGGACCTGACCGAGAAGCTCATCACTTACCAGCAGAGTGTGCTGACTCTGCGCCGGACACATGACTACGAAGTGGCCCACATGGGCAATGCGGACGAGACACCCATCTGCTTAGAAGTGCCCTCTAGAGTGACTGTTGACAACCAGGGCGAAAAGCCTGTCTTGGTCAAGACACCGGGTAGGGAGAAATTGAAGATCACAGCCATGCTGGGTGTCTTGGCTGATGGGAGGAAGTTACCCCCATACATCATTTTGAGGGGGACATACATCCCCCCTGGGAAGTTCCCCAGTGGCATGGAAATCCGATGCCACCGATATGGGTGGATGACTGAGGACTTGATGCAAGACTGGTTAGAAGTTGTGTGGAGACGGAGAAATGGAGCTGTGCCCAGACAGCGAGGAATGCTGATCCTGAATGGCTTCCGGTGTCATGCTACTGACTCCGTGAAGAGCTCCATGGAAAGCATGAATACAGACATGGTGATCATCCCAGGGGGCCTGACCTCCCAGCTGCAGGTGCTGGACATGGTGGTCTACAAGCCTCTGAATGACAGTGTTCGGGCCCAGTATTCCAACTGGCTTTTGGCGGGGAACTTGGCACTGAGCCCCACTGGAAATGCTAAGAAGCCACCCCTGGGCCTCTTCCTGGAGTGGGTCATGGTTGCATGGAACAGCATCTCAAGTGAATCAATTGTCCAGGGGTTCAGAAAGTGCCACATCTCcagcaacttagaggaggaagATGACGTCCTATGGGAAATTGATAGCGACTTGAGCAGAGAGGCACCAAAAGACTGTGATCCTGAAAGTGTGGCTGAGGGTAACTGA
- the Pogk gene encoding pogo transposable element with KRAB domain isoform X2 — protein MESPAYPLNLTLKEEQEKEIQIRELEDGPPMDMQKVQIYSKGAWVPALFEEVAIYFSDEEWEVLTEQQKALYREVMRMNYETVLSLEFPFPKPDLISRLEREEEYPNPDEWRLHGVTFAENEDPDFTTPHWASPVNATSYFPHPQHLHSFWHLPRDISELPEWSEGYPFCMALGFPGYDLSADDLGSRFQFSRGMRRSYDAGFKLMVVEYAESTNNCQAAKQFGVLEKNVRDWRKVKPQLQNAHAMRRAFRGPKNGRFALVDQRVAEYVRYMQAKGDPITREAMQLKALEIAQEMNIPEKGFKASVGWCRRMMRRYDLSLRQKVPVPQHLAEDLTEKLITYQQSVLTLRRTHDYEVAHMGNADETPICLEVPSRVTVDNQGEKPVLVKTPGREKLKITAMLGVLADGRKLPPYIILRGTYIPPGKFPSGMEIRCHRYGWMTEDLMQDWLEVVWRRRNGAVPRQRGMLILNGFRCHATDSVKSSMESMNTDMVIIPGGLTSQLQVLDMVVYKPLNDSVRAQYSNWLLAGNLALSPTGNAKKPPLGLFLEWVMVAWNSISSESIVQGFRKCHISSNLEEEDDVLWEIDSDLSREAPKDCDPESVAEGN, from the exons ATGGAGTCCCCAGCCTACCCTCTAAATTTGACTCTGaaagaagagcaagaaaaggagattCAGATCCGAGAATTAGAGGATGGACCCCCCATGGATATGCAGAAAGTACAAATTTACTCAAAAGGCGCATGG GTCCCAGCCCTATTTGAGGAGGTGGCCATATATTTTTCGGATGAGGAGTGGGAAGTTTTGacagaacaacaaaaagcccTCTACCGGGAAGTCATGAGGATGAATTACGAGACTGTCCTGTCCCTGG AATTCCCATTCCCTAAGCCAGACCTGATCAGTCGgttggaaagggaagaggagtaTCCTAATCCTGATGAGTGGCGGCTCCATGGAGTAACCTTTGCAG AAAATGAAGACCCCGACTTTACGACTCCACATTGGGCAAGCCCAGTGAATGCCACCTCCTATTTCCCTCACCCTCAGCACCTCCACAGCTTTTGGCATCTGCCTCGGGACATCTCTGAACTGCCTGAGTGGAGTGAGGGGTACCCCTTCTGCATGGCCCTGGGCTTCCCGGGGTATGACCTCTCAGCTGATGACTTAGGCAGCCGGTTTCAGTTCAGTCGGGGCATGCGCCGCAGTTACGACGCAGGGTTCAAGTTGATGGTGGTAGAGTATGCTGAGAGCACTAACAACTGTCAGGCTGCCAAGCAGTTTGGAGTCCTAGAAAAGAACGTTCGAGACTGGCGAAAAGTGAAGCCTCAGCTCCAAAATGCCCATGCCATGCGGCGGGCATTCCGAGGCCCCAAGAATGGGAGGTTTGCTCTGGTGGACCAGCGTGTGGCCGAGTATGTCAGATACATGCAGGCCAAAGGGGATCCCATCACCAGGGAGGCAATGCAGCTGAAAGCTCTTGAAATCGCCCAGGAAATGAACATTCCAGAGAAAGGGTTCAAGGCAAGCGTGGGCTGGTGCAGGAGAATGATGAGAAGGTATGACCTGTCTCTGAGGCAGAAAGTGCCGGTTCCCCAGCACCTGGCCGAGGACCTGACCGAGAAGCTCATCACTTACCAGCAGAGTGTGCTGACTCTGCGCCGGACACATGACTACGAAGTGGCCCACATGGGCAATGCGGACGAGACACCCATCTGCTTAGAAGTGCCCTCTAGAGTGACTGTTGACAACCAGGGCGAAAAGCCTGTCTTGGTCAAGACACCGGGTAGGGAGAAATTGAAGATCACAGCCATGCTGGGTGTCTTGGCTGATGGGAGGAAGTTACCCCCATACATCATTTTGAGGGGGACATACATCCCCCCTGGGAAGTTCCCCAGTGGCATGGAAATCCGATGCCACCGATATGGGTGGATGACTGAGGACTTGATGCAAGACTGGTTAGAAGTTGTGTGGAGACGGAGAAATGGAGCTGTGCCCAGACAGCGAGGAATGCTGATCCTGAATGGCTTCCGGTGTCATGCTACTGACTCCGTGAAGAGCTCCATGGAAAGCATGAATACAGACATGGTGATCATCCCAGGGGGCCTGACCTCCCAGCTGCAGGTGCTGGACATGGTGGTCTACAAGCCTCTGAATGACAGTGTTCGGGCCCAGTATTCCAACTGGCTTTTGGCGGGGAACTTGGCACTGAGCCCCACTGGAAATGCTAAGAAGCCACCCCTGGGCCTCTTCCTGGAGTGGGTCATGGTTGCATGGAACAGCATCTCAAGTGAATCAATTGTCCAGGGGTTCAGAAAGTGCCACATCTCcagcaacttagaggaggaagATGACGTCCTATGGGAAATTGATAGCGACTTGAGCAGAGAGGCACCAAAAGACTGTGATCCTGAAAGTGTGGCTGAGGGTAACTGA